From the genome of Eucalyptus grandis isolate ANBG69807.140 chromosome 2, ASM1654582v1, whole genome shotgun sequence, one region includes:
- the LOC104419579 gene encoding NAP1-related protein 1, translating into MVGDKGKKVRGDDENSEQIDGELVVSIEKLQEIQDELEKINEEASDKVLEIDQKYNEIRKPVYDKRNEIIQSIPDFWLTAFLSHPMLGELLTDEDQKIFKYLDSLEVEDSKDVKSGYSITFNFRPNPFFEDSKLTKTYTFLDEGTKITATSIKWKEGMGLPNGVAREKKGNKRPLSDESFFHWFSDDQHKEVIDEIHDEIADIIKEDLWANPLTYFNNDADEDDEEGKDDGSDDDEEDDDDNDEEDSDEEDGQ; encoded by the exons ATGGTGGGGGACAAGGGGAAGAAGGTCAGAGGGGACGACGAGAATTCGGAGCAGATCGATGGGGAGCTCGTTGTTTCCATCGAGAAGCTCCAAGAAATCCAGGATGAGCTCGAGAAG ATCAATGAGGAGGCCAGTGACAAAGTTTTGGAGATAGACCAGAAGTATAACGAGATACGCAAGCCAGTATATGATAAGCGCAATGAGATCATACAGTCGATCCCTGATTTCTGGCTGACAGCT TTCCTTAGTCATCCTATGCTTGGTGAACTTTTGACGGATGAGGATCAAAAG ATATTTAAGTACCTCGATTCCCTGGAAGTGGAGGATTCGAAGGATGTTAAATCGGGATATTCCATCACCTTT AACTTCCGGCCAAATCCTTTCTTTGAAGATTCGAAGCTTACAAAGACTTACACTTTTCTCGACGAAGGAACTAAAATAACTGCCACGTCAATTAAGTGGAAAGAAGGCATG GGGTTGCCAAATGGAGTCGCACGTGAGAAGAAAGGGAACAAAAGACCTTTGTCAGATGAAAG CTTCTTCCATTGGTTCAGTGATGATCAGCATAAAGAAGTTATCGATGAAATCCATGATGAg ATTGCAGACATTATTAAGGAGGATTTGTGGGCGAATCCTCTTACTTATTTTAACAAT GAtgctgatgaagatgatgaagag GGAAAAGATGATGGCTCagatgatgatgaggaagatgatgacgaCAATGACGAAGAAGACAGTGATGAGGAAGATGGCCAGTGA
- the LOC104419587 gene encoding flavonol synthase/flavanone 3-hydroxylase gives MASSSIPTVDLSPFFNEEGDEHGRRKAIETIAKACSDYGFFQIMNHGMPTDMMNTALQLSKTFFQYPPEEKLKSSPGSGAPLPAGYSKQPDHSPDKNEYLLVFPPGSSFNVYPENPPELRSVIEEVFSHLVRIGSLLESIINDCLGLPPNFLKEYNHDRSWDFIAALRYFPATERETNGITEHEDGNCITFVFQDEVGGLEVRKDGEWIPVVPAEGKIVVNIADVIQVLSNKKFKSATHRVVRSKGRSRYSFAFFYNLHGDKWVKPLPQFTTEIGESPKYRGFLYKEYQQLRMRNKTHPPSRPEDVIHITHYAIET, from the exons ATGGCCTCCTCAAGCATCCCAACAGTtgatctctctccttttttcaaCGAGGAAGGCGATGAGCATGGGAGAAGGAAGGCAATAGAGACCATAGCCAAAGCTTGCTCCGACTATGGCTTCTTCCAAATCATGAACCATGGCATGCCCACTGATATGATGAATACAGCCCTCCAACTCTCCAAGACATTCTTTCAATACCCACCTGAAGAGAAGCTCAAGTCAAGTCCAGGATCAGGCGCTCCGCTTCCTGCAGGCTACAGCAAGCAACCCGATCACTCGCCCGACAAGAATGAGTACTTGCTGGTGTTCCCACCAGGGTCAAGCTTCAATGTCTACCCTGAAAATCCACCTGAACTCAG GAGTGTGATTGAAGAAGTCTTCTCACACTTGGTTAGAATTGGTTCTCTTTTGGAAAGCATCATAAATGATTGCTTGGGGCTCCCTCCAAATTTCCTAAAAGAGTACAATCATGACCGGAGCTGGGATTTCATCGCCGCGTTGCGCTATTTCCctgccacagagagagagacaaacgGGATCACGGAGCATGAAGATGGGAACTGCATCACCTTCGTGTTCCAGGATGAAGTCGGAGGCCTTGAAGTTCGCAAGGACGGGGAGTGGATCCCCGTTGTTCCCGCGGAAGGCAAAATTGTGGTCAATATAGCTGATGTCATTCAG GTGTTGAGCAACAAAAAGTTCAAGAGTGCCACTCACAGAGTCGTGAGATCGAAAGGAAGAAGCCGTTACTCATTTGCCTTCTTCTATAACTTGCACGGAGACAAATGGGTGAAGCCGCTGCCACAGTTCACTACAGAGATCGGGGAGTCACCCAAGTACAGAGGGTTCCTATACAAGGAGTACCAGCAGCTGAGGATGAGGAACAAGACTCATCCGCCTTCTAGACCAGAAGATGTGATCCATATTACTCATTATGCCATTGAAACTTAG